A single genomic interval of Astyanax mexicanus isolate ESR-SI-001 chromosome 4, AstMex3_surface, whole genome shotgun sequence harbors:
- the cnr2 gene encoding cannabinoid receptor 2: MTTEQSVVSALTYNGTPTAAGGFDGEYLMRYMVLNEPEKKILSLICVLTGPVTFLENILVLVVIGTTDNLRKRPTYLFIGSLAAADVLASSFFPIIFLDFHLFKRSDSPEIYLFKLGGVTMAFTGSVGSLLLTSMDRYLCIYQAPRYKSLMTCRRALFGIVALWITTVVISFLPIFGWRCWSASLCSLLFPYVAPLYIGCWVGLMLIVLFLIVGAYALILWKAHQHEAAMEAPTAGRSTMGRHARMRVDIHLAQTLGLILMILVLCWVPSLSIMLIDVSRKLTINEQRAFAFCGTLCLVNSAVNPLLYALRCRKLRRALVNLLRRVCGVCCRGKPVCVCLQNKDGDVKKYAETVSESLDKQNPG; encoded by the exons ATGACAACAGAGCAAAGTGTAGTGAGTGCACTGACCTACAATGGAACCCCTACAGCTGCAG GAGGCTTCGACGGCGAGTACCTGATGCGCTACATGGTGCTAAACGAACCGGAGAAGAAGATTCTCAGCCTGATCTGTGTCCTGACTGGACCTGTTACCTTCCTTGAGAACATCCTGGTGCTGGTGGTCATTGGTACTACAGATAACTTACGTAAGCGACCCACGTACCTCTTCATCGGAAGCTTAGCAGCGGCTGACGTCTTGGCAAGCTCCTTCTTCCCAATCATCTTTTTGGATTTCCACCTCTTCAAACGTAGCGACTCCCCTGAAATATACCTATTCAAGCTCGGAGGGGTCACCATGGCCTTCACAGGCTCTGTGGGTAGCTTGCTATTAACGTCAATGGACCGTTACCTGTGCATCTACCAGGCTCCACGCTACAAAAGCCTGATGACTTGTCGCCGGGCATTGTTTGGGATCGTGGCGCTGTGGATCACGACTGTTGTGATCTCTTTTCTGCCCATTTTTGGATGGAGATGCTGGTCTGCATCTTTGTGCTCCCTGCTCTTCCCCTACGTGGCTCCACTCTACATCGGATGCTGGGTGGGCCTCATGCTGATTGTGCTGTTCCTCATTGTGGGAGCCTACGCGCTAATCCTGTGGAAGGCCCACCAACATGAAGCAGCCATGGAGGCTCCAACAGCAGGGCGTTCCACAATGGGAAGGCATGCCAGGATGCGAGTGGATATCCATCTGGCGCAGACCTTAGGTCTCATCCTCATGATTCTTGTGCTTTGCTGGGTCCCCAGCCTCTCCATCATGTTGATTGATGTCTCACGGAAGCTGACTATTAATGAACAACGGGCGTTCGCCTTCTGTGGGACATTGTGTTTGGTGAACTCTGCTGTAAACCCGCTTCTGTACGCCCTCCGATGCCGCAAACTCAGACGGGCACTCGTGAACCTGTTGAGgcgtgtgtgtggagtgtgttgtcgGGGAAAACCGGTGTGTGTTTGCCTTCAAAACAAGGATGGTGATGTCAAGAAATATGCAGAAACTGTTTCTGAATCCCTAGACAAACAAAATCCGGGTTAG